A segment of the uncultured Desulfobulbus sp. genome:
GTAACGAATCAACCCTCAGCCTGCGCGGGTTCAACCGCTGGCAGGTGCCGTTGACCATGGACGGCATCAGGCTCTATCTGCCTGCGGACAACCGTATCGATTTTGACCGCTTCCTCACCCCCGACCTCTCGGAAATCCAGATCTCCAAAGGCTATGTCTCGGTGCTCAACGGCCCTGACGGCATGGGCGGCAACATCAACCTGGTCACCCGCAAGCCGGTCAAGGAGTTTGAAGCCGAGCTGCGCGATACCATCTCGCTGGGCAACGACGGCAAGTATAGCGGCAACACCGTTTACGGCAGCGTCGGCGGCCGCAAGGAAAAATATTACTACCAGGCCAGCCTCGAGGACCGCGACGTCGACCACTGGCGCATGTCCGATGACTTCAATGCCACCGTGGCCGAGGACGGCGGCGACCGCGACCACACCGACAAAAAGGACTGGCGGACCAACATCAAGGCCGGCTTCACCCCCAACAGCACCGATGAGTATTCGCTCAACTTCATGCACCAGGCCGGGGAAAAACACGGGATCGGTTCGGTGACGGGCACCTCGACTATCAGCCTCTGGGATTGGCCCAAATGGGATGTCACCAGCCTCTACTGGCTGGGCCACACCCAGTTGGGCAGCACCACCTATCTCAACACCAAGATTTACTACAACGAGTTCAGCAACGACCTGGTCGCCTACACCGACCTCAACCTGACCACCCCGCGTTGGAAAAGCCACTACGATGACAATGCCTACGGTGCCTCGATGGAATTGGGCACCACCTACTATTCCCATCAGACACTTAAGGGAGCCCTCCATTACCGCCGCGACAATCACACCGAATGGCAAACCACCTATTCCACCGGCTTCACCGAACCCAAGCAGGACACCGAAGAAGAGATTTACTCGGTGGCCCTGGAGGACACGATCCACATCACCCCGAAACTGGACCTGATCCTCGGTATCAGCCAGGATCAACGGCATACGATCACTGCCGAAGAGTACAGCAGCGGTACCCTATTCGATCAACCCATCGACGACAACTCCGCCACCAACTATCAGGGAGCGCTTGTCTACCGCTACCGGGATCAAGGCAAGGCGCACCTCAGTGTATCCGACCGCACCCGTTTCCCCACCATGTTTGAGCGGTTCAGTTCCCGTTTCGGCGGTGCGCTCTCCAACCCGGATTTGGATCCGGAACGGGCACTCAACCTGGAAGTGGGCGTTTCCGACATGCTCTTCTCCAAAATCCATTACGAGATCAACCTGTTCCACAACAAGGTGGATGACGCAATGCAGTCGGTCGCCGTGCTCTACGGCGGCAGTTGGTATACCCAGTACCAGAATGTGGGCGAAGCCACCTTCCAGGGTGTTGAAGTGGCGCTGTCCACCATGCTCAGCGACGAGTTGGAACTGGGCGGCAACTACACCTACATCGATGCCGACATCGACAACCCGGAAGCCCCTGATGACCGGCTCACCGGCACCCCGCGTCACAAGGTGTTTCTCTACGGCAAATGGATGCCCTGGGACAAGCTGCAGATCATTCCCAGTATCGAATACGCCGACCAGCGCTGGTCCACACCGGCGGACGGCAGCAGCGGTTACGTCAAGACCGGTGACTACACCCTGCTAAACCTCAAGATCGGCTACCAGCTGACCGAAAACTGGGATCTTTCAGCCTCCGCACTCAACCTGCTGGACAAGAACTATGCCCTGTCCGACGGCTATCCCGAGGAGGGGCGCAGCTTCCTCCTTACCGGCCGGTATCGATTTTAATTCCTGGAGAACGGAAATGCAGCCAAGAGACGTTCCCCTCTACAACGAAGTGGCCCTGGGGGCGAATGCCCCCATTTACGCCTACTATGCTCGCCAAATTGCCGCCAAAACCCGGATAGTCAAAGGCCGTTGTCTCGATATCGGCTGCGGCGGCGGGTATCTTGGCCTGGCTCTGGCGGAGATATCCGAACTTGAG
Coding sequences within it:
- a CDS encoding TonB-dependent receptor, translating into MQYKNWKAAWLAVCTLTTLSTTALAEEPNVDTGDDNNATNNVFTLGQITVTDMEQGEDPIGYDSLSKEDLYDFNRDSLAEALDLVPGVSMTSGSGNRNESTLSLRGFNRWQVPLTMDGIRLYLPADNRIDFDRFLTPDLSEIQISKGYVSVLNGPDGMGGNINLVTRKPVKEFEAELRDTISLGNDGKYSGNTVYGSVGGRKEKYYYQASLEDRDVDHWRMSDDFNATVAEDGGDRDHTDKKDWRTNIKAGFTPNSTDEYSLNFMHQAGEKHGIGSVTGTSTISLWDWPKWDVTSLYWLGHTQLGSTTYLNTKIYYNEFSNDLVAYTDLNLTTPRWKSHYDDNAYGASMELGTTYYSHQTLKGALHYRRDNHTEWQTTYSTGFTEPKQDTEEEIYSVALEDTIHITPKLDLILGISQDQRHTITAEEYSSGTLFDQPIDDNSATNYQGALVYRYRDQGKAHLSVSDRTRFPTMFERFSSRFGGALSNPDLDPERALNLEVGVSDMLFSKIHYEINLFHNKVDDAMQSVAVLYGGSWYTQYQNVGEATFQGVEVALSTMLSDELELGGNYTYIDADIDNPEAPDDRLTGTPRHKVFLYGKWMPWDKLQIIPSIEYADQRWSTPADGSSGYVKTGDYTLLNLKIGYQLTENWDLSASALNLLDKNYALSDGYPEEGRSFLLTGRYRF